Genomic segment of Thermodesulfobacteriota bacterium:
TTGAACTCCCGGAGGACGACGGTCTGGGCGTTCAATACCCCGAGCGGCTTATCGCCGGAGAATATGGGGTACGAGTACATGGTCTTTATCCTGTACTGCTCCTCCTTTGTCTCCGGGAAGTAGTGGTAGCGCGGGTCCTCCGAGATGTCTTCAATGAGGAGCGGTTTTTTCTCCTTTACGGCGCTGCCGGTTATGCCCTCCCCCACCTTGAGCCTGGCCTTGCCCACGGCCTTCTGCGAGAGCCCGTACGTGCCGCGCAACACCAGATATTCCTTCCCGTCCCAGATGTATATGGAGCATACGTCCACGCCGAGCCTTTTGGCGGTCGTCTCGGCGACGCGCTTCAAGACCTCGTCGAGGTCGTAGTCCGAGGAGGCGAGCATGCTTATCTCATCGAGCGTGATTATCTCCATCCTCTCCCTGTTGGCCCGCTGGACCTCGAAGTAGAACT
This window contains:
- a CDS encoding GAF domain-containing protein, producing the protein MEPVIRCRSCGKKMRSERIDDQKVKFSCGCGFSEYRPAPAASRAINPHYSKESLLPLKFDHTGEFYFEVQRANRERMEIITLDEISMLASSDYDLDEVLKRVAETTAKRLGVDVCSIYIWDGKEYLVLRGTYGLSQKAVGKARLKVGEGITGSAVKEKKPLLIEDISEDPRYHYFPETKEEQYRIKTMYSYPIFSGDKPLGVLNAQTVVLREFKEDEIYFIEVIANLILGAVKMRKR